AGGCGGGGCAGGTGGAGGTGGTGAAGGGCACGGCCCGCTTCACCGACCCCCACTCCCTGGAGGTGGAGCTGAACGACGGTGGCACGGCCGCGTACACCTTCAAGCACGCGATCATCGCGACGGGCTCCACGGCCGTCAACCCGTCCTTCTTCCCCCTGGACGGGGAGAACGTCGTCGACGCCCGGGGCGCCCTGGCGTTCCGGGAGATCCCGCCCCGGTTCGTGGTGGTGGGCGGCGGCTACATCGGTGTGGAACTGGGCATCGCCTACGCCAAGCTCGGGTCGAAGGTGACGATTGTCGAGGCGACCGGCCAGCTCCTGCCCGGCACCGACCCTGACCTGGTGAACGTGCTGATGCGCCGGCTCAGGCGGCTCGGCGTGACGGTCATGCTCAACGCCCGGGCGTCGGGCGGCCTGCAGAACGGCAAGGTGAAGGTGCAGGACGGTGAGGGCAAGGTCCACGAGATCGAGGCGGACAAGGTGCTCGTCTCCGTCGGCCGGGTGCCCTACACCGAGGGGCTGCACCTGGACAAGGCCGGCGTCCGGGTCGACGAGAAGGGCTTCATCCCGGTGGACGAGCAGATGCGGACCAACGTCCCGCACATCTACGCCATCGGCGACGTGTGCTCGCCGGTGATGCTGGCGCACAAGGCCAGCGCCCAGGGCCGGGTGGCTGCCGAGGCCATCGCCGGGCGGCCGTCCGCGGCCGACTGGCAGACGGTGCCCGCGGTGATCTTCACCGACCCGGAGATCGCCTACGTGGGGCTTACGGAGGCGCAGGCCCGGGAGAAGGGCTACGACCCCGTCGTTTCCCGGTACAACTTCGCCGCCGTGGGCCGGGCGCTCACCATGGGCGAGTCCGACGGCATGGTGAAGCTGGTGGGCGACCGGCAGAGCGGCCTCCTGCTGGGGGCGCAGATGGTCGGCCCGGAGGTGTCGGAGCTGATCGGCGAGATCGCCCTCGCGATCGAGATGGGCGCCCAGATGGAGGACGTGGCGCTGACGCCCCATTACCACCCGACACTGTCGGAAGGCATCCTGGAGGCGGCGCTCTCCTGGATGCACAGCATCGAAAAAGCCGGGCGCAAGTAGCGCAGGAGCGGGGCCGGAGGGAGCATCCCTCCGGCCCCGCCTTTCCCTTTGGCAGCGGCGGGCTTGTCTCCTATACTTAAAGGTGATACGGGCGCAAAGGGGTGATTCCGCATGTCGCTCCGGGTTCTGGTTGTGGACGACGATCCCAAGATCACCGCCTTCCTGCGCAGGAGCCTGACGCTGGAGGGATACGACGTCGCCGTCGCCAACAGCGGCACGGAGGCGTTGCGCAGCGTCACGGCCTCCCCGCCTGACCTCATGGTGCTGGACATCATGATGCCCGACGTCGACGGGCTGGAGGTGTGCCGTCGCATTCGGGCGGCCGGGGAGACCTTTCCCATCCTGATGCTGACGGCGCGGGACGCTGTCAGCGACCGGGTGAAGGGGCTCGACCAGGGCGCCGACGACTACCTGGTCAAGCCGTTCGCCCTGGAGGAACTGCTGGCCCGGCTGCGGGCCCTGAGCCGCCGGGGCGCCCCCGCCCAGGGGGAAGACGGGCACCGGGTGCTGCAGTACGCGGACCTGCGGCTGGACACCGCCACGCGCGAGGCCTACCGCGGCGACCGGCAGATCTCGCTCACGGCCAAGGAATACGAACTGCTTCACCTCTTTCTCTCGCACCCGCGCCAGGTGCTCACCCGCGACACCCTGATGGAGAAGGTGTGGGGCTACGACTACTCCGGCGAATCCAATGTGCTGGAGGTCTACGTGGCCTACCTCCGCAACAAGCTCGAAGCCGGAGGGGAGCCGCGGCTGATCCAGACGGTGCGGGGCGTCGGGTACGTTCTGAAGGAGTGAGCCACAAGTGTCGCTTCGCCTGCGGCTCGCCCTGTTCTACACGGGGCAGCTCGTGGTTGCCCTGCTGCTGTTCAGCTTCCTGATGTACGGCGTGCTGCGGTGGAACTACATCCGGGAGGTGGATGCCTCCCTGTACTCCGTGGCCTGGCGGGTGGCCGAGAGCATGCAGCGGTACTGGCGTATCCCGTCGCTGAAAGGCCTCGCCGACCGGTCGACCTTCATCCTGGTGCGCACCGACGAGCTGGTCATCGCGCAGTCCACCGACTTCGGCACCTTCCCCGTGCCCGCGGAGGCGATGGCCGGCCGGGCCACCTACACCACCGAGCGGGACGTCAACGGGGAGCCCTACCGGCTCTACACCCTGCCCGTCTACGTCAACGGCGAGCCGGTGTTCTGGGTGCAGGTGGCGCAACCCTTGCAACTGTTGGAGCGGGTGCTTACGACCCTCCGGCCCATCCTCGGCGCCGGGATCGCCGGCTTCGCCCTCCTCACGGGCGCCGCGGCCTGGTGGCTGGCGGGCCGGGCGATCGCCCCGGTGCAGCGGGTGGCCAGCGCGGCGGAGTCTGTCGGGCAGTCTGCGGACCTCAGCCTGCGGGTGCCGTACCAGGGGCCCCAGGACGAGGTGGGCCGCCTCGTCCACACGTTCAACGGGATGCTGGACCAGTTGCAGGAGCTCTACGCGCGCCTGGCGACGGCGGTGGATGCCCAGAAGCGTTTCGTTGCCGACGCCTCCCACGAGCTGCGCACGCCGCTCACCATCATCCGGGGCAACATCGACTACCTGGAGCGGGCCGGCACACTGGACCCTGAGGCCCTCGCCGACATGAAGGCGGAGGCCGCCCGCATGTCGGAGCTGCTGGAGGAGCTTCTGGCGATGGCCCGGGCCGATGCCGGCCAGACGCCGGAGCTCGAGCCGCTGGCCCTGGGCCCGCTGGTGCGCGACGTCTGCCGCCGGGCCGGGGCCCTGCCGCATCAGGTCGACTTCGTGGTCGAGCTTCCGCCGGCGCTGGACCGAATCATGGTGCTGGGCCACGCCGAGTGGCTGCGCCGCGCCCTGCTCATTCTCCTGGACAACGCGTTCAAGTACACCCCCAGCGGGTCGGTGACCGTGCGGGCCGGCCGGCAGGGCGAGGGCGTCGTCCTGCAGGTGATCGACACCGGCCCCGGCATTCCGCCGGAGGACCTGCCCCGGGTCTTCGACCGGTTCTTCCGCGGGGACCCGGCCCGTTCCCGGGGCGGCAGCGGGCTGGGGCTGGCCATCGCGTCGTGGGTGGCGGGCCTGCACGGGGGCCGGCTCACCGCGGAGAGCAAGGTCGGCGAGGGGTCGACGTTCAGCCTGTGGCTGCCCGTCTACCGGCCGGCCGCGGGCGGAACGAATTCTTAGGTTTCCTTAAGTGAACGTTCAGTTGTGTTTCAGCCGGGCGTCCTATGCTGGTATCAGCAAGGATCGTGAAATTCGGGGTGCATAAGGAGGACGCCACCCATGTACGATGATAAGTTCAATGATCCGTTCGGTCGCAGACCGGAAGGGAACCCGGAAGAGCCGGTCGACCAGGACCGGACCGCCGCGTCGGAGCAGCCGGCCAGGGCGGAGGAGCCGATGACGCCCGTCGAGCCGGTCGCCGGGGGGGCTTCGGCGGAGCAGGCGGAGTCCCGCCCCGAGCTGGAGCTGCCCGAGATTCCGGAGACGCCGGCCGTCACCGCTTCCCCGCCCGTGCTGTATGATCCGCCGCGCTTTGAGCCGCGGCCCAAGGAGAAGAAGGGCGGCTGGGGCCGCGGCTGGCGGCTCGCCGCAGGCGCGGTGGCCCTGGTGGTGCTGTCCGCCGCGGTCGGCAGCGGGTCCACGTACTACCTGCTGAAGGAGCACCTCGCCTCGCAGCCGGCGAACTACCAGCAGCCCGCGGCCCCGGGCGGTTCGGGCGCCCTGCAGCCGGTGGCCCAGACGGTGGCTGAGGTCGGGGCGAGCGTCATCCCCGAGATCTACAACCGGGTCGCGCCGGCCGTGGTGTCGGTGTACGTGGAGAGCTACAGGGGGTTCTACCGGAGCTCCGGTACGGGGTCCGGCTTCGTGGTGGATCCGGCGGGCTACATCCTGACTAACTACCACGTGGTCGACGGCGCCCAGCGCATTACCGTGCAGTTCATCGACGGCGAGACCATGACGGCCCGGGTCGTGGGCAAGGACAGCACCAGCGACCTGGCGGTGCTGAAGGTGGATCCCGGCGACAGGCAGCTGGTCGCCGCGACGCTGGGGGATTCCGACCGGGTGCAGGTGGGGGAGCTGGCCATCGCCATCGGCAACCCGTACGGCCACGCCTTCACCGTGACCGCCGGGATCGTCTCCGCCATCGGGCGGGAGATCGTGGAGCCGACGACCTCGATCCCCGGCGCGATCCAGACGGACGCGGCCATCAATCCAGGCAACTCGGGCGGGCCGCTGCTCAACAGCCGCGGCGAGGTCATCGGCGTGAACACGGCCATTGAGGCGCCGTCCCAGTGGTCGGGCAACGTCGGCCTCGGCTTTGCGGTGCCGATCAACACCGCCAAGGAGATCCTCCCGACGCTGATGGCCGGCCAGACGGTCCAGCGCCCGTATCTGGGCGTGTACCTGGAGGACGTGGACCAGTGGTACGCCCGTGTGCTGGGCCTGCGCACGGCCGAGGGCGCCGTGGTCACCCAGGTGGTGCCCGGCTCGGCGGCGGAGGAGGCGGGGCTGCGCTCGCCGCAGTACGACCGCGCCAACCGGCTCATCAGCGCCGACGTCATCGTCGCCCTGGACGGCGAGAAGGTGACGAACGCCGACGACCTGGTGAAGCGCATCCAGCAGCGCAAGGTGGGCGATCAGGTCGAGCTGACCGTCGCCCGCGACGGCCAGGAGCTGAAGGTGAAGGCGACTCTCGGCGCCCGGCCCACCGATCAGTAAGCCGAGCAGGCGTCGATTCCTCCCCGGTGGGGCAGACTAGCACTGCGGGCCGTCTGCCCGCACAAAGGAGGAATCGGACCATGACGAAGGAGAAGCGCCGGGCAGCGAAAACCGACGGCGATCCGGGCCGCGCGCAGCAGTTCGCCGGTCCGGATCACGGGGTCCCGTCGCTGGTGGCGATGGACAGCCCGGATGATCCAAAGACCGGGGCTCCGCGCGACGACGCGGGCCGGAACCGGGGCGGAACCCACGGCCGCGGCGGCCGCTGAGCGGCTGAGGCGTCGCCCGGACGCCCGCCAGATCCTGCTGCCCCGCCGCGGGCATGGAAGTCGACGACCCGCGCAGACTAAGTTCTGGCCTCCCGACCCGTACGACCAGACCTGTGCGGAGGTGTTGTCGATGCGCATCGCGGTGCAGGACGGGCTGGAGAATGTCAAGCAGGCCCTGCGCGCAGAGGGGTACCAGGTCACCCGCCTGACCCCCGGGAGCATGGAGGGCGTCGGTGCGGCCGTGGTCACCGGCCTGTCCAACAACTTCATGGGCATCCACGACACCGACGGGAACCTGTTCCCGGTGATCGACGCGACCGGCAAAACCGTCGAGGAGATCGTCCGGCAGGTGAAGGAGCGCGGCCTCCACTGAGGCCGGGGCCACAAAGAAAGGAAGGGGGGCGCTGGGCCCCCCTCCTTCACTGGATGCGGGACGGGTCCGGAGTCTGGCCGGCCAGCGCCTGCTGGGCGGCCTGGATCGCGTACTTGACCATGTTCCCTGCTTCTCTGGAGGTAAGCTGACCGTAGTCGCCGGGCTGGGCCCGGTCGCCGGCGCCCTGCAGGCGTGCAAAGTGCATCTTCGTCTCGTCGGAGAGCAAGGAGCGTCTGCGTGCCATGAGTTCCCCTCCCGTCTGGCTGCGTCACTTGGCGATGCGGCGAATGCCCGGCTTCGGCCCCTGCTGGTGGGGGATGAAGGTCTCGCACAGGGTGTGGTTGGATTGACGCGCCTCCCCGCCGATGTCGCCCACCTCCATGCCGGACTTCCCCAGCGCGGCGGGATCGGCCCGCACCATGATCTCCTCGGCGGCGCAGTTATCCCCGGCGGCGTAGTAGTAACAGCTGCTGACGGTGCAGCGGATCTGCTGACTGGCCATCGCGTTCACCTCCCCGACTAGTCTGGGCGCAAGCCAGGCCGTTCATACAGGCAAAGTGCAGCGCTCGCGGAAAGGGCGCGGGAATTTGTCTCCGTAGCCCTTGCAGGTGGGGGCGGAACGCGATATATTGTGAGAGGTTGCCACTCCAACTGGTGGGGCGACGATTCAGAAAAGACGGCGTGGCGCGTTACGGCCTTGACAATTCACTGTCTGCCCTGTACAATCCATGCTATTGCATGGTCTAGACAGGCTGGGCCACGTTGATCTGGAGGTTGAGATCGTCTCAACACAGTCTTGTGGAACCGAATAGGAACCTAGCACGCCTTAAAGGGTTGGGGCTGTGCCCGACTTTTCCCCCGTTGGCGTGACGATGGTCCCGTCTAGCTTGAGAGGGCTAGAAATGATTGCCGAAGGGGGAGTTCTACCATGGCCTACTCGACCTATGGCCGCCACATCACCATGGATCTGCGCGAGGTTGCCTTCGAGAAGCTGAACGACGTCCGGTTCTTGAAGGAGGTCATGTACGAGGCCGCAGCCCAGTGCGGAGCCACGGTGGTCGGTGAGAGTTTCGTCCAGTTCAGCCCTCAGGGCGTCACTGGCGTCCTGGTCCTGTCGGAGTCTCACCTCTCGATCCATACCTACCCTGAAGAGGGCTTTGCTGCGATCGACTGCTACACCTGCGGCTATACAGTCGATCCGGCCGTCGCCTGCGATTACCTGAAGGCGGCGTTGGGAGGTCGGGTAGTGGGTTATCGAGCCCTCCGCCGTGGTAGCGGAGCAATCGAGGACCTGACCACGCTGCACCTGGCCGCAGCCAACAACTAGGGAGGCGTACGACACAGCGTCCGCACTTGCGTTCTTCACGGGGCTTCCGGCAGGAGGCCTCGTTTTTGTCTGCCCGGCAGCGGCGAGTCCCCGCGCCGGTCCGCACGGGGCATGAAGCCGGCAGCCCGTCCATACACTCCGGGAGGAGGGGTGGAGATGGGCGGGAGAGCACAGCGTGAGGGGGGAATCGCTCCCTGAGGATCGGCAACGTGGCCGGCGTGCGGGTGGAGGTGCACTGGCTCTTCCTGCTGGCGCTCCTCGTCGCCGCCGTGAGCGGATACTACCTGGAGGCCCTGATCCTGCTCGGCTCGCTGGCGGCCCATGAACTGGCCCACCTGACGGTGGCCTGGCTGCTGGGGGTGGACATCGATTCGCTGGTCCTCACGCCCTTCGGCGGCATGGCCCGGCTGGACCCATCCCTCGACGCCGATCCCCAGTCGGAGGTCTCCGTGGCCCTGGCCGGGCCGGTGCAGTCGTTCCTGCTGGCCGGCCTCGCCAGCTTCCTCATGGGCGACCGGCTCTTCGACCCCTCCCTGGTGCGCTTCTTCTTTCAGGTCAACGCCAACCTCGCGTTCTTCAACCTGATCCCCGCCCTGCCCCTGGACGGCGGGCGCGCCCTGCGCGGGCTCCTGGCCCAGCGCTGGGGATACCGGACGACCACGGTGTGGATGGCCCGCCTCGGGCTGCTCTCAGGCGCGGCCATGCTGGCCGCGGCGCTGGGCGTGCTGGCCGCCGCCGGCCAGGTGTTCCTGACCCCGCTGGCCGGCGGCCTGTTCCTGGCCCTGGGGGCGATGGCGGAAGGGGAGGAGGCCGTGCTGCGCTCGTACCAGCAGTTCCTGCAGAAGCGCCGGCGGATGGCCCGCCAGCGGATCATCCCCGGCGGTACCCTCGTGGTGGTGGAGGGGACCCGGATCGGCGAGGTGCTGGAGCGGCTCTCCGCCCGCCGGTACCACCTGGTCCTGGTGGTGGACCGTTCGCTCCTGCCCGTCGGCACCCTGCACGAGGCGGAGATCCTGGACGCGTTCGAAGTGCTAGGCCCGCGGGCGACGGTGGAGCAGGTGTTGGATCTTTAACCCCGCGGTTTACTTACTCGCCGCTTTGGCGTAACATCGAAGCTAGGTGACCGCAATCACAGACAGGAAAAGGGGTGATGGCATGGCCGAGACCCTGCGCGAGCGCATCGAGCGCGTGCTTCCCCGGGTCTCCAAGCCCGCCCGCTACACCGGCGGCGAGTGGAACGCCGTGGTGAAGGATCACGCCAAGGTGGACGTCAAGGTCGCCTGGACGTTTCCCGACGCGTACGAGGTGGGCATGTCCCACCTGGGGTCGCTGATCATGTACCACCAGATCAACCGGCGGGACGACGCCTGCTGCGAGCGGGCGTACGCCCCCTGGACCGATATGGAGAAGGAGATGCGGGCGGAGGGGATCCCGCTCTTCACGCTGGAGACCTGGACGCCCGTCCGGGAGTTCGACATCATCGCCTTCCCGCTGCTTTACGAGCTGACCTACACCAACCTGCTGACCTGCCTGGACCTGGCCGGGGTGCCGCTCCTCGCGGAGCAGCGCACCGAAGCCGATCCCCTGGTCATCGCCGGCGGCCCCTGCGCCTTCAACTGCGAGCCGCTGGCCCCGTTCCTGGACGTCGCGGTGCTGGGCGACGGCGAGGAGGTCATCCACGAGATCCTCGACGCCTACAAGGCCTGGCGGGACGCGGGGCGCAGGGACCGGAGGGAGCTGCTGCGGCGCATGGCGGGCATCACCGGCTGCTACGTGCCGAGCCTGTACGCGGTGGAGTACAACCCCGACGGCACCATCAAGGCGTACCGGCCCACCGAGCCCGGGGTGCCGGAGGTGGTGGAACGGGCGACGGTCAAGGATCTGGACAGCATCGACTACCCGACCCGGCCCGTGGTGCCCAACACCCAGATCGTCTTCGACCGGGCGCAGGTCGAGGTCTTCCGGGGCTGCACCCGCGGCTGCCGCTTCTGCCACGCGGGCTACATCACCCGGCCGGTGCGGGAGCGTTCGCCCGAGGTGGTGCAGCGGCTGGCCCGGGAGATCGTGAAGAACACCGGCTACAGCGAGCTGTCGCTGGTCTCCCTCTCCACGGCGGACTACACCGACGTGCAGCAGACGGTCAGCAGGCTGTCGGACCAGCTGCGCTGCGACGGCGTCAACGTCACCCTTCCCTCCACCCGGGTGGACGCCTTCTCGGTGGCGCTGGCGGACGCCGTGAGCAAGGTGCGCAAGGGATCGATCACCCTGGCGCCCGAGGGCGGCTCCGCCCGCATCCGGCGGGTGATCAACAAGACCGTGTCCGACCGGGACATCCGCGAGGCCATGCGGGCCGCCTTCCGCAGCGGCTACCGGGCCGTGAAGCTGTACTTCATCCTCGGCCTGCCCACCGAGACCGACGCCGACCTGGAGGCGATCGCCGAGAAGGGCCGCTGGGCCCTGGAGATCGCCGAGGAGGAGCTGGGCCGGCAGGAGGCGCGCAAGGTACGGGTGACCATCTCGGTCTCCGTCTTCGTGCCCAAGCCCCACACCCCGTTCCAGTTCGAGCCGCAGGTGACCCTGGCGGAGGCCCGCCGGCGCCAGGAGCACATCAAGCGCTTCCTGAAGGACCGGCGCATCGAGTATAAGTACCACGAGGCCGACGTGAGCCACATCGAGGCCCTGCTCTCGCTGGGAGACCGGCGGGTGGCCGCGGCCGTGCTGAAGGCGTGGCAGATGGGGGCCCGGTTCGACGGCTGGAACGAGCACTTCGACTACAACCTGTGGCTCCGGGCGTGCGCCGAGGCCGGCGTCGACGTGGCCTTCTACACCTACCGCCGGAAGGGCTACGGCGAGCGATTCGCCTGGGATCACCTCTCGCCGGGGCTCAGCCGGGAGTGGCTGATCGACGACCACCGCCGGGCGATGGCCGAGGTGGAGGTGGAGGACTGCCGCTGGGAGAACTGTGACCTGTGCGGCGTGTGCATGCGTTACGACGTGCTGCCGACACTGAAGCCCGCGGGCTTTGTGGGAGAGGACGAAATTGCGGTTACGGATTCGGCTGGCTAAGCTGGGGCTCGCCCGGTTCCTGTCGCATCTGGATTTTCAGCGGGTCGTGGAGCGCGGCCTGCGGCGCGCGGGACTGCCGCTGGCGTTCACCCAGGGGTTCAACCCGCACCCGCGCATCAGCTACGCCTCCGCCCTGGCGACGGGGACAAGCAGTGAGGGCGAGTTCATCGACGTGGACCTGACGGAACCCGTGGAGCCCGAGGCGTTCGTGTCCCGGGCCAACGCGGCCCTGCCGGCCGACGTGCGGCTGCTGGAGGCCCGCCCCGCCCCCGAGGGCGGCGAATCGCTCATGGCCCTGGTCAACGCCGCCGAGTACCGGCTGACGCTGCAGGGGGCCGACGAGGAGGCCCTGCGGCAGGCCGTGGCCCGGTTCCTGGAGGCAGAGCAGGTGGTGGTGACCCGGGAGGGTCCCGCCGGCTCCCGGTCCGTGG
The nucleotide sequence above comes from Symbiobacterium thermophilum IAM 14863. Encoded proteins:
- the lpdA gene encoding dihydrolipoyl dehydrogenase, whose protein sequence is MGSIKTGTDVVVIGAGPGGYVAAQRASQLGLDVTLIEREELGGTCLNHGCIPSKALISVGDLLYKVNNAAERGLVVKGSVEVDFAKTQEWKETKVIKRLTSGVASLMKAGQVEVVKGTARFTDPHSLEVELNDGGTAAYTFKHAIIATGSTAVNPSFFPLDGENVVDARGALAFREIPPRFVVVGGGYIGVELGIAYAKLGSKVTIVEATGQLLPGTDPDLVNVLMRRLRRLGVTVMLNARASGGLQNGKVKVQDGEGKVHEIEADKVLVSVGRVPYTEGLHLDKAGVRVDEKGFIPVDEQMRTNVPHIYAIGDVCSPVMLAHKASAQGRVAAEAIAGRPSAADWQTVPAVIFTDPEIAYVGLTEAQAREKGYDPVVSRYNFAAVGRALTMGESDGMVKLVGDRQSGLLLGAQMVGPEVSELIGEIALAIEMGAQMEDVALTPHYHPTLSEGILEAALSWMHSIEKAGRK
- a CDS encoding response regulator transcription factor, with amino-acid sequence MSLRVLVVDDDPKITAFLRRSLTLEGYDVAVANSGTEALRSVTASPPDLMVLDIMMPDVDGLEVCRRIRAAGETFPILMLTARDAVSDRVKGLDQGADDYLVKPFALEELLARLRALSRRGAPAQGEDGHRVLQYADLRLDTATREAYRGDRQISLTAKEYELLHLFLSHPRQVLTRDTLMEKVWGYDYSGESNVLEVYVAYLRNKLEAGGEPRLIQTVRGVGYVLKE
- a CDS encoding sensor histidine kinase, whose product is MSLRLRLALFYTGQLVVALLLFSFLMYGVLRWNYIREVDASLYSVAWRVAESMQRYWRIPSLKGLADRSTFILVRTDELVIAQSTDFGTFPVPAEAMAGRATYTTERDVNGEPYRLYTLPVYVNGEPVFWVQVAQPLQLLERVLTTLRPILGAGIAGFALLTGAAAWWLAGRAIAPVQRVASAAESVGQSADLSLRVPYQGPQDEVGRLVHTFNGMLDQLQELYARLATAVDAQKRFVADASHELRTPLTIIRGNIDYLERAGTLDPEALADMKAEAARMSELLEELLAMARADAGQTPELEPLALGPLVRDVCRRAGALPHQVDFVVELPPALDRIMVLGHAEWLRRALLILLDNAFKYTPSGSVTVRAGRQGEGVVLQVIDTGPGIPPEDLPRVFDRFFRGDPARSRGGSGLGLAIASWVAGLHGGRLTAESKVGEGSTFSLWLPVYRPAAGGTNS
- a CDS encoding S1C family serine protease, with the translated sequence MYDDKFNDPFGRRPEGNPEEPVDQDRTAASEQPARAEEPMTPVEPVAGGASAEQAESRPELELPEIPETPAVTASPPVLYDPPRFEPRPKEKKGGWGRGWRLAAGAVALVVLSAAVGSGSTYYLLKEHLASQPANYQQPAAPGGSGALQPVAQTVAEVGASVIPEIYNRVAPAVVSVYVESYRGFYRSSGTGSGFVVDPAGYILTNYHVVDGAQRITVQFIDGETMTARVVGKDSTSDLAVLKVDPGDRQLVAATLGDSDRVQVGELAIAIGNPYGHAFTVTAGIVSAIGREIVEPTTSIPGAIQTDAAINPGNSGGPLLNSRGEVIGVNTAIEAPSQWSGNVGLGFAVPINTAKEILPTLMAGQTVQRPYLGVYLEDVDQWYARVLGLRTAEGAVVTQVVPGSAAEEAGLRSPQYDRANRLISADVIVALDGEKVTNADDLVKRIQQRKVGDQVELTVARDGQELKVKATLGARPTDQ
- a CDS encoding YkuS family protein, with the protein product MRIAVQDGLENVKQALRAEGYQVTRLTPGSMEGVGAAVVTGLSNNFMGIHDTDGNLFPVIDATGKTVEEIVRQVKERGLH
- a CDS encoding DUF1540 domain-containing protein, with translation MASQQIRCTVSSCYYYAAGDNCAAEEIMVRADPAALGKSGMEVGDIGGEARQSNHTLCETFIPHQQGPKPGIRRIAK
- the speD gene encoding adenosylmethionine decarboxylase, which gives rise to MAYSTYGRHITMDLREVAFEKLNDVRFLKEVMYEAAAQCGATVVGESFVQFSPQGVTGVLVLSESHLSIHTYPEEGFAAIDCYTCGYTVDPAVACDYLKAALGGRVVGYRALRRGSGAIEDLTTLHLAAANN
- a CDS encoding M50 family metallopeptidase, with the protein product MAGVRVEVHWLFLLALLVAAVSGYYLEALILLGSLAAHELAHLTVAWLLGVDIDSLVLTPFGGMARLDPSLDADPQSEVSVALAGPVQSFLLAGLASFLMGDRLFDPSLVRFFFQVNANLAFFNLIPALPLDGGRALRGLLAQRWGYRTTTVWMARLGLLSGAAMLAAALGVLAAAGQVFLTPLAGGLFLALGAMAEGEEAVLRSYQQFLQKRRRMARQRIIPGGTLVVVEGTRIGEVLERLSARRYHLVLVVDRSLLPVGTLHEAEILDAFEVLGPRATVEQVLDL
- a CDS encoding TIGR03960 family B12-binding radical SAM protein, which produces MAETLRERIERVLPRVSKPARYTGGEWNAVVKDHAKVDVKVAWTFPDAYEVGMSHLGSLIMYHQINRRDDACCERAYAPWTDMEKEMRAEGIPLFTLETWTPVREFDIIAFPLLYELTYTNLLTCLDLAGVPLLAEQRTEADPLVIAGGPCAFNCEPLAPFLDVAVLGDGEEVIHEILDAYKAWRDAGRRDRRELLRRMAGITGCYVPSLYAVEYNPDGTIKAYRPTEPGVPEVVERATVKDLDSIDYPTRPVVPNTQIVFDRAQVEVFRGCTRGCRFCHAGYITRPVRERSPEVVQRLAREIVKNTGYSELSLVSLSTADYTDVQQTVSRLSDQLRCDGVNVTLPSTRVDAFSVALADAVSKVRKGSITLAPEGGSARIRRVINKTVSDRDIREAMRAAFRSGYRAVKLYFILGLPTETDADLEAIAEKGRWALEIAEEELGRQEARKVRVTISVSVFVPKPHTPFQFEPQVTLAEARRRQEHIKRFLKDRRIEYKYHEADVSHIEALLSLGDRRVAAAVLKAWQMGARFDGWNEHFDYNLWLRACAEAGVDVAFYTYRRKGYGERFAWDHLSPGLSREWLIDDHRRAMAEVEVEDCRWENCDLCGVCMRYDVLPTLKPAGFVGEDEIAVTDSAG
- a CDS encoding TIGR03936 family radical SAM-associated protein; translation: MRLRIRLAKLGLARFLSHLDFQRVVERGLRRAGLPLAFTQGFNPHPRISYASALATGTSSEGEFIDVDLTEPVEPEAFVSRANAALPADVRLLEARPAPEGGESLMALVNAAEYRLTLQGADEEALRQAVARFLEAEQVVVTREGPAGSRSVDIRPHVYSLAVEGPGELRALVQTGSAGNVRPDEVVAGLIRCAPDLAGVELALAHRLMLYRRDPETGICAEPWSL